One Clostridium novyi NT genomic window carries:
- a CDS encoding Mini-ribonuclease 3 gives MEIDFLRNKFTINEAVQLNPLVLAFVGDAIYEVFVRRYLVEQNQDMSAHKLHVKAVSYVKAHSQSEIMKQIKESLTEEEERIFKRGRNAKSGTVPKNADVREYRMATGFEALMGFLYLTNQLDRLNELMNMSIKIHG, from the coding sequence ATGGAGATTGATTTTTTAAGGAATAAGTTTACTATAAATGAAGCTGTTCAGTTAAATCCTTTAGTTTTAGCTTTTGTAGGAGATGCGATTTATGAAGTTTTTGTAAGAAGATACTTAGTTGAACAAAATCAAGATATGTCTGCACATAAACTTCATGTTAAAGCTGTATCTTATGTTAAAGCACATTCTCAAAGTGAGATAATGAAGCAAATAAAAGAATCTTTAACTGAGGAAGAAGAAAGAATTTTTAAAAGAGGAAGAAATGCAAAATCAGGAACAGTTCCTAAAAATGCAGATGTTAGAGAGTATAGAATGGCAACTGGCTTTGAAGCATTAATGGGATTCTTATATTTGACAAATCAGTTAGATAGACTTAATGAACTTATGAATATGAGTATAAAAATACATGGTTAA
- the thyX gene encoding FAD-dependent thymidylate synthase: protein MALKVKLIEYTPNPEKVIASAAKLCYSASSIDDILEGLDEGNVESFLQRLMSYGHASPIEHVSFTFGVEGVSRSLTHQLVRHRIASYSQQSQRYVKLNQFEYIVPPEIEKDDNAKKIFVEAMENSQKAYDKIVDILREKHIESGMKKLSAEKKAIEDARYVFPNACETKIVLTMNARSLMNFFEHRCCNRAQWEIHALADEMLKQVRKVAPILFKKAGPSCVKGRCPEGTMTCGHIEEVRTKYS, encoded by the coding sequence ATGGCGTTAAAAGTTAAGTTAATAGAGTATACACCAAATCCAGAAAAGGTTATAGCGTCGGCGGCTAAACTTTGTTATAGTGCATCTTCTATAGATGATATATTAGAAGGATTAGATGAAGGGAATGTAGAGAGTTTCCTACAAAGATTAATGTCTTATGGACATGCTTCTCCAATTGAACATGTTTCCTTTACTTTTGGAGTTGAGGGAGTTTCAAGATCGTTAACACATCAACTTGTGAGACATAGAATAGCATCTTACTCACAGCAAAGTCAAAGATATGTAAAATTAAATCAGTTTGAATACATAGTTCCACCAGAAATAGAGAAAGATGATAATGCTAAGAAAATTTTTGTTGAAGCTATGGAAAATAGCCAAAAAGCTTATGACAAGATCGTTGATATACTAAGAGAAAAGCATATAGAAAGCGGAATGAAAAAACTATCTGCGGAAAAGAAAGCTATAGAAGATGCTAGATATGTTTTCCCAAATGCATGTGAAACAAAAATAGTTCTTACTATGAATGCTAGAAGTTTAATGAATTTCTTTGAGCATAGATGTTGTAATAGAGCTCAATGGGAAATACATGCATTAGCGGATGAAATGTTGAAACAGGTTAGAAAAGTAGCTCCAATATTATTTAAAAAAGCTGGACCTTCATGTGTTAAAGGTAGATGTCCAGAGGGTACTATGACTTGTGGACATATAGAAGAGGTTAGAACAAAGTATTCATAA
- the rlmB gene encoding 23S rRNA (guanosine(2251)-2'-O)-methyltransferase RlmB, whose protein sequence is MKELKNRNNKRNFNIREEKEEREDLIEGRNAVIEALRSDRTIEYVMVAKGNVSGSINKVLGIAKDKGIIIKEVDRKKLDSMSITGAHQGVMAIVTPFKYSQIEDIFNYAKEKGEEPFILVLDEIEDPHNLGSIMRTAEICGVHGIVIPKRRNVGVTPTVYKTSAGAAEYVKVAKVANINRAIDEIKERGIWVYGADMDGENYCFQTNFKGAVALVIGSEGKGISKLTKQKCDVLIKIPMVGKITSLNASVAAGIMMYEVLKQNME, encoded by the coding sequence ATGAAAGAATTAAAAAACCGTAATAATAAAAGAAACTTTAATATTAGAGAAGAAAAAGAAGAAAGAGAAGATTTAATAGAAGGAAGAAATGCGGTTATAGAAGCATTAAGAAGTGATAGAACTATAGAATATGTAATGGTTGCTAAAGGAAATGTTAGTGGTTCTATAAACAAGGTTTTAGGAATTGCTAAAGATAAAGGCATAATTATAAAAGAGGTTGATAGAAAAAAACTAGACTCAATGTCTATAACAGGGGCGCATCAAGGTGTTATGGCTATTGTAACTCCATTTAAATATAGTCAAATTGAGGATATTTTTAATTATGCAAAAGAAAAGGGGGAAGAACCTTTTATTTTAGTATTAGATGAAATAGAAGATCCCCATAACTTAGGTTCTATAATGAGAACAGCTGAAATATGTGGAGTACATGGTATTGTAATACCAAAGAGAAGAAATGTAGGTGTTACACCAACTGTATATAAAACATCAGCAGGAGCAGCTGAATATGTTAAAGTAGCAAAAGTTGCAAATATAAATAGAGCCATTGATGAAATTAAAGAAAGAGGAATTTGGGTATATGGAGCAGATATGGACGGAGAAAACTACTGTTTCCAAACAAATTTTAAAGGTGCTGTGGCATTAGTAATAGGTAGTGAGGGAAAAGGAATTTCAAAACTTACTAAACAAAAATGTGATGTTTTAATCAAGATACCAATGGTAGGAAAAATAACATCTTTAAATGCATCTGTAGCGGCCGGTATCATGATGTATGAGGTTTTGAAACAAAATATGGAATAG
- a CDS encoding NYN domain-containing protein, producing MRNVFVDGYNVINSWPELNRIKEYSFEAARDKLIEIMQNYGAYNGYKIFLVFDAHLVKGSIEKKERMSNLMVVFTKEGETADSFIERYVNNIGRKVEVCVVTSDSLEQQVTFQRGATRMSSIEFYNEVKTTTQKITNKTKKNISANRTLLEDRIDKKVLEKLQKIRKS from the coding sequence GTGAGAAATGTATTTGTAGATGGATATAATGTTATTAATAGTTGGCCGGAGCTAAATAGAATTAAAGAATACAGTTTTGAGGCAGCACGAGATAAGCTTATAGAAATTATGCAGAATTATGGAGCTTATAATGGATATAAGATATTTTTAGTTTTTGATGCTCATCTTGTAAAGGGGAGTATTGAGAAAAAAGAAAGAATGAGTAACTTGATGGTGGTTTTTACAAAGGAAGGAGAAACAGCAGACAGTTTTATAGAAAGGTATGTTAACAACATAGGTAGAAAAGTAGAAGTGTGTGTTGTAACTTCTGACTCCTTAGAACAACAAGTTACTTTTCAAAGAGGAGCTACAAGGATGTCCTCCATAGAGTTTTATAATGAAGTTAAAACTACTACCCAAAAAATTACCAATAAGACAAAAAAGAATATCAGCGCTAATAGAACTCTTTTAGAAGACAGAATAGACAAGAAAGTACTAGAAAAATTACAAAAAATTAGAAAAAGTTGA
- the sigH gene encoding RNA polymerase sporulation sigma factor SigH — translation MLSKVQETDKKREDQIEKRLDEDIALDAKNGDIKAQEYLINKYKNFVKAKAKSYFLVGADKEDIYQEGMIGLYKAIRDFKPDKLSSFKAFAELCVTRQIITAIKTATRQKHIPLNTYISLNKPIYDEESDRTLLDILSTVKVCDPEELVISKEEVIKIEKEIEQVLSELELEVLNSYLQGKSYQEIACDLDRHSKSIDNALQRVKRKLEKCLNKKVKNC, via the coding sequence TTGTTAAGTAAAGTACAAGAAACCGATAAAAAAAGAGAAGATCAAATTGAAAAAAGGTTAGATGAAGATATAGCATTAGATGCAAAAAATGGCGATATAAAAGCTCAAGAATACTTAATAAATAAGTATAAAAATTTTGTTAAGGCAAAAGCAAAATCTTATTTTTTGGTAGGTGCGGATAAAGAAGATATATATCAGGAAGGTATGATTGGGCTTTATAAAGCTATAAGAGATTTTAAACCAGACAAATTATCTTCTTTTAAGGCTTTTGCGGAATTATGTGTTACAAGACAAATAATAACAGCTATAAAAACAGCAACACGACAAAAGCATATACCTCTTAATACATATATTTCTTTAAATAAGCCGATTTATGATGAAGAATCTGACAGAACGCTTTTGGATATATTATCTACAGTAAAAGTGTGTGATCCAGAAGAACTTGTTATAAGTAAAGAAGAAGTTATTAAAATAGAAAAAGAAATAGAACAAGTGCTTTCAGAACTTGAATTAGAAGTGTTGAATTCTTATCTTCAAGGGAAATCATATCAAGAGATTGCATGTGATTTGGATAGACATTCTAAATCCATTGATAATGCATTACAAAGAGTAAAGAGAAAGCTTGAAAAATGCTTGAATAAAAAGGTGAAAAATTGTTGA